From the Musa acuminata AAA Group cultivar baxijiao chromosome BXJ1-2, Cavendish_Baxijiao_AAA, whole genome shotgun sequence genome, one window contains:
- the LOC103975834 gene encoding NADH dehydrogenase [ubiquinone] 1 beta subcomplex subunit 7 → MSEEAVTLGSSKPMIATQQELVENRVPLSYRDQCAHLLIPLNKCRSAEFFLPWKCESERHTYEKCEYELVMERMLQMQKIRALEEKKKAEQRQGNGAGIPLIPSPANA, encoded by the coding sequence atGTCGGAAGAGGCAGTGACGCTGGGTTCGTCGAAACCGATGATCGCGACGCAGCAGGAGTTGGTGGAGAACCGGGTGCCCCTCTCCTACCGCGACCAGTGCGCCCACCTCCTCATCCCCCTCAACAAGTGCCGCTCCGCGGAGTTCTTCCTGCCCTGGAAGTGCGAGTCCGAGCGCCACACCTACGAGAAGTGCGAGTACGAGCTCGTCATGGAGCGCATGCTCCAGATGCAGAAGATCCGTGCACTCGAGGAAAAGAAGAAGGCGGAGCAGCGCCAGGGCAACGGCGCCGGCATCCCGCTTATTCCCTCCCCCGCCAACGCCTGA